TCTAACACTTCCTCATTTTTTTGACTGATAATTTTTTTACCCGATAGAATTTCATTCGGTTCTATATAAATATTCCCGGATTTTTTTTGCTGCAATTCATGAGCTTTGTCCCAAGGGTTCTTACCGCGTTTAGCTGCAGGAAAATAATTAGTTTCAGGCTGCGCAGTTTCAAGAAGTTCCAGATTACCATGATCGCTGGAATAAAATAGAGATTTTTCCATATTATTAATTTTAGAATTATAAATAAAATGTCTTGGGGACTTAATAACAGGATGCTTATAACAAGGCGGGTAAATTGAATTTGAATATAAATATTCAAAAATTAGGCTTTATTGCCGGTAAACAGAATATACAGGTGTATAATACGATATGTTTGAGATGATAAAATTAGTAAATTAATTCAAATTATACCCCGTATAAATACCTGTATTTTGTTGTAATTGAGGTATTTGTTTGTTTTTGTTGAAAATAAGGTGTGTAGTTAAATAAAGAGATAAAACACTAATAAAAATATCAAAGAGGATAGTGAGCAAAGTAATTTGTTTTTACTGGAGATATTGTTTTTGGAATTCTTCGATTGTTAAATATTCAAGTGCTGAATGTCTTCTGCAGGTGTTGTAGAAATTTTTGATATAATTAGTGACTGATGTTTTTGCTTTTTTAATGGACGCATATTGGTTCTGATAAATTAACTCTGATTTAATTGTCTTGAAAAAGCTTTCTGCAACTGCATTGTCGTAGCAGTTTCCTTTTCTGCTCATGCTCTGAGTAATCTGATCACTTTTAGATAAAATGTACACAAAGGCTTTGCAGGCATATTGGATTCCGCGGTCTGAATGAAATATTAATTTTTGGTTTCGAATTAATGGACGGTTGCGCAAAGCCTGCTTAAAAGCAGCTATAGTTGTATCTATTGCTTTCATGGTTTTGCTTATGGACCAGCCTATAACTTTACGATCGAAGAGGTCTATTACTGCGGTAAGGTATACCCAGCCTTTCTTAGTTTGAATGTAAGTAATGTCAGATACCCAGACCTGGTTTTGGTTTCTAACTTTAAATTCCTGATTTAATAAATTGTCAGCTGCAGGATATTTGGGAGAGGAGATTGTAGTTCTTTTAAACTTTTGTTTTGCGACCCGTTGAAGATGATTCTCTAGCATTATCTTTCCAACATACGTGCGGGATACATTTATACCTATTGCTGAAAGTTCTTTAGTGATTCTTATGCTTCCGTACCTTCCTTGGCTCCAATGATAAATTCTTAGAATTTCAGATGTTATAAATATTTTTCTTTCAGCTCTGCTCGTAGATAGGTCTTTCCTCCATCTGTAGAAACAGCTTGGATCTACCTTGAAAATTTTACACATCTTAATAATTGGAAATTTTTCACAGTTTTCCATGATGAATTTATAGCGAAGCCGTCTTTTCTGTAAAATAATTCCTGCGCTGTTTTCTAAGATATCCTTTTCTATCTGAATATTTTTGATTTCTTTTTTTAATCTTATTAATTCTTTTTGGTTATCATCTAAATCTGATTTTTTCTCGAGGGTCAATTTTCCTTCCTTGTAAAGTTTTTTCCAATGTTGAAGGCTATTTTCACTGATGCCTAGGTCCTGGGATACAGTTAATACACTTTTATATTGATTACTGATTGTGACGGCACAAATTTTAAATTCCAACGGCCACTTTTTTCGAGTATTTTCCATGGTTTCAAATTTATAGAGTGATGAATTGTTTTGTAACTATTTATTCTTACAATTTATCAAAATAAATTTAATCAATATTTTTAAAACCGCCTTAGCTTTTTGTGGCAAAAAAGGTATCACCTCCAGCCAGAAAGTGCACCGATTCTGCACCTTTAATTTTGTGAGGATTTATAAATATTGAAAACAGTCCTAAAATAAAAAAAAACTGCAAATCCTTGAATTTGCAGGTCTTCAGACATTTTTTGTGGCTTTTTAAAAAGAATGAAAACTTTAAGTTTTCCGCCTTTTAGGCCTTTCCGTGGGGAGAGCAGTACTCGAACCCATGAGGTATCTTTTTAATATGTTAAACATGTTGGTATTTGCATAAGCTTTGAATTAATAATTCTTACAAAATGCCATATTGGTTAAACCTCATTTTAATATTAAAGTGATGCATTTTTATATTTACTTTTAATTAATTGAATTTCTTTTTCAAGTTTCTCAAGCGTGGTTAAATCTTCTTGAGAAATCTCATTTGTATGCTTATTGAGTTTTTGATTTAGTATGGACATTTCTCTTCCAATAGTTGTCTGCTCTGTTATGGCATAAGCTTCTGTCTGTTTAACCGAGGAGTGTCCAAGCAGTTCTTTGACTACGTTAATTGGGACATTATTGTTCAAGGTTACCGTGCTTCCAAATGTACGGCGTGCCATATGTGTGTTAAGTGGGAATGGAAAACCGCACAATACAGCAATTTCTTTAAGGTAGCCATTCATCTTCTGATTAGAATAAACAGGCAGGAGAGTTCCTCGTTTAATGCAGACAGGATGATCTTTATATTTTTCAAGAATTCTGGCAGCATGAGGCAGGAGTGGAATTTTTGCAGTTGAATTAGTTTTCTGGCGTTCAGAGATAATCCAAGGTTTTCCATCAACTCCGTCTTTTATATCAGCACTTGTGAGCTGGTAGGCATCAATGTATGCAAGCCCTGTGTAGCATTGGAATACAAAAATGTCGCGTACTATACTGAGTCTTTCAATCGAAAACTGATGGGCTTCCAATTCAGCCAATTCTTTTGCAGATATAGGTTTTTTTACAATTTTAGTTTTTTTGCCTTTAAAGCTTTTAAAAGGGTCTTTTTCAATAATTTCCTTATCAAGTGCACGTATGACAATTTTTTTGAAGTTAGCAATGTATTTAAGGGCTGTATTATTGCTGCATTTGCGGACAGACCGCAGGTAAAACTCAAAATCTTTTACAAATTCAAGATCTAGATCGGCAAATTCAAAATCATCAGAATTATATTTGAATTTTATAAAATTTGACACGTGGTTTTTGGTTATGTTAAACCTTTCCAAGGTTGCACCTGTGTAACCATTGCCAACCAACGCCTCCAATTCATCATTGTGTTTCTGAAATTCTTCAAGCACTTTTACTCTCGGAGTTATTCTTCCCATGACATGATCCATAATTTTCTGGGAAGTTATTGGTTTTCCGCTGTAGAGTATCTCAGTTTTGATATCGTGGATTTTCGATGTGAGCGAGTCAAGAAAAAAATTAAGTGACTTTGCGTCTTCTTTTGTTCCGACTGCTCTTTCAGTTTTCTGGTTCCATCGCTCCAGATCCCATTGGCGTCTTGTAGATGCTTCTTTAGGAATGCCGTCAACGGTGATTCTGAAATAAACGGTTCTAATTTTACTCTCATGTCGGGGAACTTTCAAGAAGAAAATTAACCCAAAGCTGTTCTCTAGCATAATTCAATTTATTAGATTAGTAAATGTAGAATTATAACCTTATTTAAACAAGATGTAAACGTGCTTAACCCCTTTGATATCGGGACTTAAGATAAAATCTTGTGGCACACTTTTAAAATCTTAGCCTGCGCCACGAATGCGCCACGAAGATTTTGTCTGTTTTTGAAAATATTGAAAAGCGGTATAAAAGAAGAAACCCTGCAAATCGTTTGATTTGCAGGGTTTTCCGTGAATTTTAGCCTTTTTTGTAAACTTTGAAAAGTCTCTTTTTAAGCTCTCAGCGGAGAAAGAGGGATTCGAACCCCCGGACCTGTTACAGTCAACAGTTTTCAAGACTGCCGCATTCGACCGCTCTGCCATTTCTCCAGTATGTTGCTATCAGTGCCTGATTGCGGGTGCAAATATAAGACGGTTTTTCGGTTCTCAAAACTTTTTTTAGACTTTTTTTTGAAGATTTTTAAAATAATTTTCAAGTGTCTAATTATCAGTATTTCTGAAAAGGAGTTTTTTTTGAAGAATTATTCTAAATCGTCTAAAATTGGTGTTGGTTTTTTATTTTCATCAACTGCAACAAACGAAAAAGTCCCTGAAACGACTGTTTCGCGAAGCTCCGAATACATTTGCTCCATAAAAATATCAACATGAATTTTACAGCTTGTTCTTCCAACGCTGTCAACTTTTGCGACCAATTCGATTAAAGTTCCAGCTGGGATTGCTTTTTTAAAGTCAATTTGCCCTGTTGAAATTGTAACTACTTTTTTTCGACTGAAACGTGTAGCACAGATAAAAGCTACTTCATCCATTAAATGAAGTGCGGTTCCTCCAAATAAAGTGTCGTAATGATTCGTTGTACTTGGAAAAACAGCTTTAAAAATTCGTGTTTCTGATTTTAAAATTCTTTCTTCTACTGTTCCCATATTAGTAATTAACGTATTCTGTAATTTCAAGTCCATAACCAATCATACCAACACGTTTGGTTTGTTCTGTATTTGAAACTAATCTAATCTTAGAAATATCAATGTCGTGAAGAATTTGAGCTCCAATACCATAATCTTTGCTGTCAATAATGACTTTAGGAGCTTTTAAGGTTCCTTGCGATTGAAGTGTTTTAAGCTCTGAAATTCGATTTAAAAGGTTAACTGCTGTCATATCCTGATTAATGAAGATAACAGCGCCTTTTCCATTCTCATTAATTACTTTAAACATATCATCTAACTGCTGCTCAGCATTATTAGTTAAAGTTCCTAATAAATCATTATTAACCTGAGAAGAGTGGATTCTGGTCAAAATTGGTTCGCCAAGATTCCAAGTTCCTTTTGTTAAAGCAATATGAATTTGTTTGTTTGTTGTTTGTTCGTAAGCTCTTAATCTGAAAGTTCCAAAGCGAGTTTCAATATCAAAATCTTCTTTTTTAACGATTAAGCTGTCGTGCTGCATTCTATAGGCAACTAAATCCTCAATCGAAACTAATTTCAAATCGAATTTTTTAGCCACTTTTATCAATTCAGGCAAACGTGACATTGTTCCGTCTTCGTTAAGAATTTCGCAGATAACACCCGCTGGTTTAAATCCTGCCAAACGTGCAAAGTCGATAGCAGCTTCAGTGTGGCCTGTTCTTCTTAAAACACCGCCTTGTTTTGCAATTAAAGGGAAAATATGCCCAGGACGAGCTAAATCGTGTGGTTTTGTGTTTGGGTCGACTAAAGCTTCAACTGTTTTAGAACGATCTGCGGCAGAGATTCCAGTCGTTACTCCGTTTCCTTTTAAATCAACAGAAACTGTAAAAGCAGTTTCCATATGATCTGTATTATTGGTAACCATTGCACGAAGGTCTAGTTCTTTACAACGACTTTCAGTAAGTGGTGTACAAATTAAACCGCGTCCGTGCGTAGCCATAAAGTTAATCATTTCTGGAGTAATTTTTTCAGCAGCTGCTAAAAAGTCACCCTCGTTTTCGCGATCCTCATCATCGACTACAATGATTACTTTACCTTGACGAATATCTTCTATAGCTTCCTCAATGGTATTCAGTTGTATTTTTGTTGTTGACATAATTATTGTTGCTTTTGAGCTGGTAAAAACCGCTCGGAAATTTTCTGAAATAGTTGTGAAATCGGAGTTGTAATCGCATCAAAATTGATTAATCCGTTATCATTTGTTGCGCGATAAGTTAAAAGAATCGCCAATGGAGACAGTATGAATGAGGACATCCATGATCCCAAAAACGGAGACATACCGCCTTCTTGAGATAATCTTTTTCCAAAAGTATTAATAAAGTGGAAAGTAATAAAAATTAAAACGGCAAATACAATTGGAAGCCCAAGTCCGCCTTTTCTAATAATCGCTCCAAGTGGTGCTCCAATAAAAAACATTAAAAAACAAGCAAATGCAATTACAAACTTTTCGTATAATGCAGTTAAATGTTTATTGATTTCACGTTGTTTGTCTTTTAAATCTCTTTGAGTAGTTTCTATTGAGTAAATGTTACTGGTAACATTGCTTCCGGCCATTTTTAAAATATCTACCTTGTCTTTGTTGGAATACATGGACATCAGGTTGTTTGGCAGTTGTTTTTTCTTTGTTTTTGTCCCTGGAGGAGATGGATATTTTCTAATTCCAACACGCTGATTGATGTTTTCAGAAAAAGAAACAATTTCATTATCAATGTTTTTGTTTAATGAATCTAATGTATAACGCAGTTCGTTGACATTCAACATTGCATTTGTACCAGCAATACTTTCTTTACTGTCATCTACCTTGTTTAATTCGGATAAGTCAATATTGATAATCTGCTTTTTAAATTTTCCTTTTACAAAAGGCAGTTTGGCGCGATCTTCATATTTTTTTGGTGTAACATCCTGATAATAATAACCATCATTTAAAACGAGTTTTAAAATGCTCGATTTTTCACTGCTCACCAATTCTCCTGTTTTAGATTTAATAACGGTTTTATTTTCGCCCATATTATTAGGCTTTTCGTGAATGGTTACTTCTGTTAGCTTGTTCCCGTTTTCTCCAGATTTTTTTACAACTTTAATATTGTAAAATCCAACATCATTAAATTGTCCTTCAACAATCGCCATTGCCGGTTTGGCTTGGGCGATATTTTTTCGAAAGTTTACAAACTTGAATTCTGCGTATGGAATAACATTGTTTGCAAACCAAAACGCAACGATGCTTAAAATGAAAATAAAAATAATGAGTACTCGCATGGCTCTCTGAAGTGAGATTCCAGACGATTTCATGGCTGCAAACTCGTAATTTTCGGCTAAGTTTCCGAAAGTCATAATGGAAGCTAGTAAAACCGATAAAGGAAGTACCAGAGGTATAATTCGTGGCATAGAAAAAAGCAGGAATTTCACGACTAATATTAAGTCGAGATCTTTACCTGCTAATTCTGATATAAATAGCCATACTGTTTGTAGTATGAATATGAAAAATAGGATTACAAATACCGTAGTAAATGTAAGTAAGAATGTTTTTAATAAGTATTTGTCTAGAATTTTCAACCTTCTGATTAATCTAATTTATTAATGTAGTATTTCGGGTATTTACTCGCTACAAATGTAAATTGATTTTTTGATAATGGCTGATTGGTTTTAAAAGAATTAACGGTTAAAGTTGTTTTTGTTCCGTTTTTTCCAGTTTCAATCAAATTATAAATGTGTTTTGTCTGACTATCAATACCCAAAAGAATTTCTTTTCTTTGGTCTTTTCCGCTTGTAGGAACTAATTTGATGTATTGAATTTTTCTTCCTTTTACGTTTTGTACGATATCCATCGTGTATTTGTAACCAGAATTAAAGAAAGTAAGCATTTTAGATGGGGTAATCGCATTATCGTCTTTCTCATTTACTTTAGAGATAGTAACTTCTTCGTCTTCAGGAACAATAGTATAGGTTTTTTGACCGTCAAAAATTTTAGTCACGCCCATGAAATTCAAAACATATTGATTGCCTTTCATTGTAACGTTTCCTTTACTGTCTTGATTAATGTTTTCTTTAGCGTTATTCAAAGAATATTTAAAGTCAATAACAATATTGTCATAGCTTTTAATTTTTGAAGTTACTTCGTTCAATAAATCTTTGGCTTTTTTATCTTGAGCTTGAATAGAAGTGAAGCTCAAAAGCAAAATAACTGCTAATTGAAAACACTTTTTAGTCATGTTTGTGATAGAATTGTTGTTGATTTCTTGAATTTTTACTTTCATGATTGGATTAATTTTGTTCATTATTAAAAAATTGATCAAGAGCACTTAAGTCTAAAATGTTTACAGTTCTTGCTTTACTGCCTTCGAAAGGGCCAACAATTCCGGCTGCTTCCAGCTGATCGATTAGACGGCCAGCTCTGTTATAACCTAGTTTTAATTTTCTTTGCAGTAATGAAGCAGAACCTTGCTGTGCATTGACAATAATCTCCGCAGCTTCTCTAAATAAGGTATCTCTTTCGGAAATATCTATATCAAGATTAATGCCACTTTCTTCCCCAACAAACTCTGGAAGCAAATAAGCTGTAGAGTATGCCTTTTGGGAACCAATAAAATCTGTAATTTTTTCAACTTCTGGTGTGTCAATAAAGGCGCACTGTACACGTACGACATCGTTTCCATTTGTATATAATAAATCTCCACGTCCAATAAGCTGATCGGCTCCTTGAGTGTCCAAAATAGTTCTTGAATCAATTTTTGAAGTTACTCTAAAAGCAATTCTGGCAGGGAAATTGGCTTTAATTAAACCTGTAATTACGTTAACAGAAGGTCGTTGTGTTGCAATAATCAAGTGAATTCCAATGGCACGGGCTAACTGCGCTAAACGAGCAATCGGAATTTCTACTTCTTTTCCAGCTGTCATAATTAAATCGGCGAACTCATCGACAACTAAAACAATATATGGTAAAAAGCGGTGGCCGGCTTCAGGATTTAATTTTCTTGATTTGAATTTTTCGTTGTATTCTTTGATATTACGAACCATCGCATCTTTTAGTAAAGAATAACGATTGTCCATTTCAGTACAAAGCGAATTTAAAGTATTGACAACTTTTGCATTGTCAGTAATAATAGCATCTTCCGTGTCGGGAAGTTTGGCTAAATAATGTCTTTCGATTTTATTAAAAAGCGTAAGCTCCACTTTTTTCGGATCAACTAAAACGAATTTTACTTCTGCTGGATGTTTTTTGTATAATAATGAAGTTAAAACTGCATTCAATCCAACAGATTTTCCTTGTCCTGTTGCTCCTGCCATCAATAAGTGGGGCATTTTGGCAAGATCGACTACAAAAGTTTCGTTTGAAATGGTTTTTCCTAAAGCAATTGGTAGTTCCATTTCGGCTTCTTGGAATTTAGCTGCTCCAATAACACTTTTCATCGAAACCATAGTTGGGTTTTTGTTCGGAACCTCAATACCGATAGTACCTTTTCCGGGAATTGGCGCAATAATACGAATTCCTAATGCTGATAATGACAATGCAATATCATCTTCTAAACTCTTAATTTTTGAAATTCTAATTCCTGCTTCTGGAACAATTTCATACAAAGTAACCGATGGTCCAACGGTTGCTTTAATTTGTGCGATTTCAATTTTGTAATTACGAAGTGTATCTACAATTTTATTTTTATTTTCTTCTAATTCTTCTTGGTTGATCGTAATTCCACCAGTCGAATATTCTTTTAATAAATCGATGGTTGGGAATTTATAATTGGATAAGTCCAAAGTCGGATCAAATAATCCAAAATCGGCAACTAGTCGTGAAGCTAAGTTTTCTTCGATAATATCTTCTTCTTCCGCTTTTTCAATTACAAAAGCTTCGTCAGGAGAAACTAATGGTAGTTCTTGTTTTGGAGTAATTGGCTTTAAAATCGGATTTAGCTCAATTTCCGAAGAATGAGAAATAGTTGGTTTTAATGCTTCTTTGTTAAGTTCAAATTGCGTGTCAACTGTTTTGATGTGAATATCATCTATTTCAGGATCACTTTCAATTTCTTCTTTAATAGCAAATTCTTCTAAATTATAAGCGCTTTCAGGTTGGTTTACAGCTGGCTTTAAAGTGTCTAATTCTGATTTAAATTCTTTTTTAGTAGAATCAAAATACGATTGAATTTTTTCTGGAGATATTTTGATTTTGAAAATCAGATAAACGATTAATCCAAAAAGCAGTGTAAGCAAAGTACCTGTTTTTCCAATATAATCCTGCAGAAATAAGTTTAATTCGTAACCAATTGTACCGCCTAATTCTGGTGCAGAAGTGGCAAAAAAACCAAATAAAATAGAAATAATAATAATGGCAAAAATATCCCAAAACCAAGTATTCTTTAATTTTTGGGTCGAAAGATCCAAGGCTAAAAACATTCCAGTAAGGAAAAATAAACGTACAAAAATGAAAGAAGCAAGTCCGAAACCTCTATAGATAATCAAGTCGGCTAAATAAGCTCCGAATTTTCCTAACCAGTTTTCTGCAACTTCTGTACGGTCACCAAGCTGGTTTACGACACTTTGATCATTTTGCCATTGTCCATTTACATAAAAAGACATAAATGCGACTAATAGTGCAATAGAGAAAAGAACCAAAAGACAGCCCAAAACAAATTTCTGTGGTTTGGTCATCTTCCAGGATCTTTTAGTGCCTTGTTGTTTGTCGTTTTTTTTATCTACAGTTTCTTTTTTATTTTTTGCCATTCTTGCGTTTTCCTTTGCCTAAATAAATTTTGGAATATAAATAATCAAGCCTATTGCTATTGCAGTCATTGCAGCAAAAAATACCGCCCCTGCAGCAATATCTTTAATAAAACCGATTCGTTTGCTGTAATCAGGATGGATAAAATCGGCAATTTTTTCAACTGCCGTATTCAATCCTTCAATGCTTAAAACCAAACCGATGGCAAATGTCTGACAAAGCCATTCGGTTTGTGAAATGTGAAAATAGAACCCGGCAATGGTCATGATAATTCCCAAAGAGAATTGCACCATGATGCTGTGTTCTGTTTTAATCAATTTTACAGCTCCTTTAAATGCATAAGTCATGCTTTTTAAACGACCTGTAACAAAAGTATTGTCTTTTTGAAACTCCATTTAAGGGAAAATATTATAGCGCAGCTAAAGCAGCTTCGTAATTTGGTTCGTTTGCAATTTCGGCAACTTGTTCCGTGTGAACAACTTTTCCGTCAGCATCAACAACAATGATTGCTCTTGAGTGTAAACCTGCAAGAGGCCCATCAACGATTTCTAGACCGTTTGCTTTACCAAAAGCACCA
This portion of the Flavobacterium panacagri genome encodes:
- a CDS encoding FtsK/SpoIIIE family DNA translocase, producing MAKNKKETVDKKNDKQQGTKRSWKMTKPQKFVLGCLLVLFSIALLVAFMSFYVNGQWQNDQSVVNQLGDRTEVAENWLGKFGAYLADLIIYRGFGLASFIFVRLFFLTGMFLALDLSTQKLKNTWFWDIFAIIIISILFGFFATSAPELGGTIGYELNLFLQDYIGKTGTLLTLLFGLIVYLIFKIKISPEKIQSYFDSTKKEFKSELDTLKPAVNQPESAYNLEEFAIKEEIESDPEIDDIHIKTVDTQFELNKEALKPTISHSSEIELNPILKPITPKQELPLVSPDEAFVIEKAEEEDIIEENLASRLVADFGLFDPTLDLSNYKFPTIDLLKEYSTGGITINQEELEENKNKIVDTLRNYKIEIAQIKATVGPSVTLYEIVPEAGIRISKIKSLEDDIALSLSALGIRIIAPIPGKGTIGIEVPNKNPTMVSMKSVIGAAKFQEAEMELPIALGKTISNETFVVDLAKMPHLLMAGATGQGKSVGLNAVLTSLLYKKHPAEVKFVLVDPKKVELTLFNKIERHYLAKLPDTEDAIITDNAKVVNTLNSLCTEMDNRYSLLKDAMVRNIKEYNEKFKSRKLNPEAGHRFLPYIVLVVDEFADLIMTAGKEVEIPIARLAQLARAIGIHLIIATQRPSVNVITGLIKANFPARIAFRVTSKIDSRTILDTQGADQLIGRGDLLYTNGNDVVRVQCAFIDTPEVEKITDFIGSQKAYSTAYLLPEFVGEESGINLDIDISERDTLFREAAEIIVNAQQGSASLLQRKLKLGYNRAGRLIDQLEAAGIVGPFEGSKARTVNILDLSALDQFFNNEQN
- a CDS encoding acyl-CoA thioesterase, which encodes MGTVEERILKSETRIFKAVFPSTTNHYDTLFGGTALHLMDEVAFICATRFSRKKVVTISTGQIDFKKAIPAGTLIELVAKVDSVGRTSCKIHVDIFMEQMYSELRETVVSGTFSFVAVDENKKPTPILDDLE
- a CDS encoding LolA family protein, coding for MKVKIQEINNNSITNMTKKCFQLAVILLLSFTSIQAQDKKAKDLLNEVTSKIKSYDNIVIDFKYSLNNAKENINQDSKGNVTMKGNQYVLNFMGVTKIFDGQKTYTIVPEDEEVTISKVNEKDDNAITPSKMLTFFNSGYKYTMDIVQNVKGRKIQYIKLVPTSGKDQRKEILLGIDSQTKHIYNLIETGKNGTKTTLTVNSFKTNQPLSKNQFTFVASKYPKYYINKLD
- a CDS encoding site-specific integrase — its product is MLENSFGLIFFLKVPRHESKIRTVYFRITVDGIPKEASTRRQWDLERWNQKTERAVGTKEDAKSLNFFLDSLTSKIHDIKTEILYSGKPITSQKIMDHVMGRITPRVKVLEEFQKHNDELEALVGNGYTGATLERFNITKNHVSNFIKFKYNSDDFEFADLDLEFVKDFEFYLRSVRKCSNNTALKYIANFKKIVIRALDKEIIEKDPFKSFKGKKTKIVKKPISAKELAELEAHQFSIERLSIVRDIFVFQCYTGLAYIDAYQLTSADIKDGVDGKPWIISERQKTNSTAKIPLLPHAARILEKYKDHPVCIKRGTLLPVYSNQKMNGYLKEIAVLCGFPFPLNTHMARRTFGSTVTLNNNVPINVVKELLGHSSVKQTEAYAITEQTTIGREMSILNQKLNKHTNEISQEDLTTLEKLEKEIQLIKSKYKNASL
- a CDS encoding LptF/LptG family permease; its protein translation is MKILDKYLLKTFLLTFTTVFVILFFIFILQTVWLFISELAGKDLDLILVVKFLLFSMPRIIPLVLPLSVLLASIMTFGNLAENYEFAAMKSSGISLQRAMRVLIIFIFILSIVAFWFANNVIPYAEFKFVNFRKNIAQAKPAMAIVEGQFNDVGFYNIKVVKKSGENGNKLTEVTIHEKPNNMGENKTVIKSKTGELVSSEKSSILKLVLNDGYYYQDVTPKKYEDRAKLPFVKGKFKKQIINIDLSELNKVDDSKESIAGTNAMLNVNELRYTLDSLNKNIDNEIVSFSENINQRVGIRKYPSPPGTKTKKKQLPNNLMSMYSNKDKVDILKMAGSNVTSNIYSIETTQRDLKDKQREINKHLTALYEKFVIAFACFLMFFIGAPLGAIIRKGGLGLPIVFAVLIFITFHFINTFGKRLSQEGGMSPFLGSWMSSFILSPLAILLTYRATNDNGLINFDAITTPISQLFQKISERFLPAQKQQ
- a CDS encoding IS3 family transposase, whose amino-acid sequence is MENTRKKWPLEFKICAVTISNQYKSVLTVSQDLGISENSLQHWKKLYKEGKLTLEKKSDLDDNQKELIRLKKEIKNIQIEKDILENSAGIILQKRRLRYKFIMENCEKFPIIKMCKIFKVDPSCFYRWRKDLSTSRAERKIFITSEILRIYHWSQGRYGSIRITKELSAIGINVSRTYVGKIMLENHLQRVAKQKFKRTTISSPKYPAADNLLNQEFKVRNQNQVWVSDITYIQTKKGWVYLTAVIDLFDRKVIGWSISKTMKAIDTTIAAFKQALRNRPLIRNQKLIFHSDRGIQYACKAFVYILSKSDQITQSMSRKGNCYDNAVAESFFKTIKSELIYQNQYASIKKAKTSVTNYIKNFYNTCRRHSALEYLTIEEFQKQYLQ
- a CDS encoding diacylglycerol kinase is translated as MEFQKDNTFVTGRLKSMTYAFKGAVKLIKTEHSIMVQFSLGIIMTIAGFYFHISQTEWLCQTFAIGLVLSIEGLNTAVEKIADFIHPDYSKRIGFIKDIAAGAVFFAAMTAIAIGLIIYIPKFI
- the ribB gene encoding 3,4-dihydroxy-2-butanone-4-phosphate synthase; the encoded protein is MSTTKIQLNTIEEAIEDIRQGKVIIVVDDEDRENEGDFLAAAEKITPEMINFMATHGRGLICTPLTESRCKELDLRAMVTNNTDHMETAFTVSVDLKGNGVTTGISAADRSKTVEALVDPNTKPHDLARPGHIFPLIAKQGGVLRRTGHTEAAIDFARLAGFKPAGVICEILNEDGTMSRLPELIKVAKKFDLKLVSIEDLVAYRMQHDSLIVKKEDFDIETRFGTFRLRAYEQTTNKQIHIALTKGTWNLGEPILTRIHSSQVNNDLLGTLTNNAEQQLDDMFKVINENGKGAVIFINQDMTAVNLLNRISELKTLQSQGTLKAPKVIIDSKDYGIGAQILHDIDISKIRLVSNTEQTKRVGMIGYGLEITEYVNY